From one Patescibacteria group bacterium genomic stretch:
- a CDS encoding response regulator yields the protein MAKILIVDDEEPILRMYGEALTGHEVITAGNGIEALEAAEKEMPDLILLDIIMPQENGLDVLEKLKDNKETSSIPVMMLTNLPEEASADKARSLGAKEYFVKAQFEPEKLASKVSEVLEN from the coding sequence ATGGCAAAGATCTTAATAGTTGATGACGAAGAACCAATCCTTCGAATGTATGGGGAAGCGCTGACTGGACACGAAGTAATAACCGCGGGAAATGGCATCGAAGCACTAGAGGCGGCGGAGAAAGAAATGCCGGATTTAATTCTTCTTGATATAATTATGCCCCAAGAAAACGGTCTCGACGTGCTAGAAAAACTGAAAGACAACAAAGAAACATCTTCAATTCCGGTAATGATGCTCACAAATCTTCCAGAGGAGGCTTCAGCCGACAAAGCCCGATCTCTCGGCGCTAAAGAGTATTTTGTCAAAGCCCAATTCGAACCGGAAAAACTCGCCTCTAAGGTTAGCGAAGTGCTTGAGAACTGA